GACCCGACGCAATCCTCGTGCATCTCGGATCGAACGACCTGTTTCAGCGACAGTCGGTCGAAAGCACGCTCGAGGAGCTGTCTCGCCTGGTCGATATCGCGAGCGCAACGGAACCGAGCCCGGTAATTTTCATCGCCCAGATCATCCCGACCACGACGGAGTCCGCCAACCGGCGCATCCGCGAGTTGAACGCGGAGATCGCTCGGCTCGGCGAACATCCTTCGGTTCGCATCGTGGATCACCACACCGGCTTCGACGGGGCGCGATTGACGTACGATGGAGTGCATCCGAACGTGGACGGCGAGATCCGGATGGCCGAACGGTGGCTCGCCGCCCTCGAGGACATCCTGCCATGAAGGCCCTTACCTTTCGCGCCGAACGAGAGGTCGTTCTCGAGAATGTCGCCGAACCCTCGATCGAGCGCCCGACCGATGTCATCGTGAAAACCCGAATGAGCGCGATATGCGGCTCGGACCTCCATGTCTATCTCGGTCGAGAGAAGGGAATCGAGCCGGGAACCGTTATGGGACACGAGTTTCTGGGAGAGATCGTCGAGACCGGCGCCGACGTGAAGGACCTGTCGCCTGGCGACCTCGTGGTGTCTCCCTTCACCTCGAGCTGCGGTCGGTGTTTCTACTGCAACCGCGGCCTCAGCTGCCGCTGTCCCGAGGGACAGCTCTTCGGCTGGATTCAAAACGGCGAGGGACTTCACGGAGCACAGTCGGAGTACGTACGCGTGCCGCTCGCCGATACGACCCTGGTCAGAGTCCCCGAATCGCTCGACTTGGAGACGGCGCTCTTCACTGGAGACGTTCTGGCGACGGGATTCTTTTGTGCCGAGATGGCAGAGGCTGGCCCGGGCCGAACCGTCGCCGTCGTCGGCTGCGGTCCCGTCGGCCTCTTCGCGGTGATCGGAGCCCGCGAGCGCGGAGCGGAGTGCGTTCTTGCCATCGACGTCGTTTCCGAGAGACTCGCGCTAGCCGAACGATTCGGCGGCGAGCCCATCGATGCGTCCTCGACCGATCCTCTCCATATCGTGAAAGAGCGGACCGATGGTCGCGGCGTCGACGCCGCGCTGGAAGCGGTGGGAAGTCCCGAGGCGACGAGACTCGCGGTGGATCTCGTCCGCCCCGGCGGCATCGTGGCCGTCGTCGGCGTGCACACCGAATCTCAGTTCGCCTTTTCGCCCGTCGAAGCCTACGACAAGAACCTGACCTATCGGACGGGGCGATGCCCCGCACGCAGATTCATGAGCCCGCTCCTGAGCTTCGTGGCCGAAAGAAAATACGACTTTCGCGCCATCGTCTCCCATCGCCTCCCGCTCGGCGAGGGGCCTCGCGGCTACGATCTCTTCCATCGCCGGCTCGAGGGCTGCACCAAGGTAGTTTTGACGTTCTAGCCGTCAACTTTGGGGATGACGATGGGCTCGACCAGCCGCACGGTGAACCGCGCACCCTCTCGCGCCTTGGCGGCGTCGTCCTCGGAGTAGAAGTCCGAGGGGGTCAAGTCCTCGGCCCCGTAGAAGGCCAATTCTCGGTCGCGCCGCAACTCCTTGGATATATCGGCCAGTCGTTCGAGGTCGTCATCGACGATCGCGGGCAATCGATGCCTTTCGGCGAGGAGGATCTCCGAGACGTCGTGGATTCGAGGCGCCTCGACACCGCAGGACCGGAGAAGGCCTTTGAGCGCCAGCTCGACAGCCTCCTGGGATTCTCTGACGACGTCGGCCCAGCTCTCGCCTTCGAACAAGGTATCGATGGCTCGCAGCCGGACAGCAGCCCGCCTTACGTAATCCCGGGCAAGCTCACGATTTCGCATCGTCACGCTACCTCGGCCCAGTAGGGCTGACCGTGAACGAGCTTCCGCACGATACGGCCGGAGACGATGTCGTGCCGGACGCGAACCAGTCGGGCGGAAAGCCTCATGCCCCGCTCGAACAGCACGACGCCATCGATCGCTACCTCGCCCCAGAGACCGGCGACCGTCGCGTCGGGCGGCGGCAGGTGGACGAAATGTGGCTCTACGGTCTGGCTTCCCCAGCGAATGGGAGACTCGTCCCAGGTTCGGTAGAGTGAGCGGGTGAGCGCCACGTCATTTTCCACCACTACCAGCACATCGACGTCGGAGGCTTCCGACAACTCGCCTCGAGCCCAGGACCCGAACGCGGCCACGCCCAGAAGCCGCTCGCCGAACAACGTCGCGGCGCGCTCGACCACACTCGCGGCTCCCTCGTAAGCACTCGAGCTCCC
This DNA window, taken from Vicinamibacteria bacterium, encodes the following:
- a CDS encoding nucleotidyltransferase domain-containing protein, translating into MPAPGELSLLGEDCSIIETHLDTMSRRNRSYPRASGRFVLRIRPGVHAALRKAAADAGTSLNDYCARRLVLPVGSSSAYEGAASVVERAATLFGERLLGVAAFGSWARGELSEASDVDVLVVVENDVALTRSLYRTWDESPIRWGSQTVEPHFVHLPPPDATVAGLWGEVAIDGVVLFERGMRLSARLVRVRHDIVSGRIVRKLVHGQPYWAEVA
- a CDS encoding alcohol dehydrogenase family protein, translated to MKALTFRAEREVVLENVAEPSIERPTDVIVKTRMSAICGSDLHVYLGREKGIEPGTVMGHEFLGEIVETGADVKDLSPGDLVVSPFTSSCGRCFYCNRGLSCRCPEGQLFGWIQNGEGLHGAQSEYVRVPLADTTLVRVPESLDLETALFTGDVLATGFFCAEMAEAGPGRTVAVVGCGPVGLFAVIGARERGAECVLAIDVVSERLALAERFGGEPIDASSTDPLHIVKERTDGRGVDAALEAVGSPEATRLAVDLVRPGGIVAVVGVHTESQFAFSPVEAYDKNLTYRTGRCPARRFMSPLLSFVAERKYDFRAIVSHRLPLGEGPRGYDLFHRRLEGCTKVVLTF
- a CDS encoding GDSL-type esterase/lipase family protein, which gives rise to PDAILVHLGSNDLFQRQSVESTLEELSRLVDIASATEPSPVIFIAQIIPTTTESANRRIRELNAEIARLGEHPSVRIVDHHTGFDGARLTYDGVHPNVDGEIRMAERWLAALEDILP
- a CDS encoding HEPN domain-containing protein, whose product is MRNRELARDYVRRAAVRLRAIDTLFEGESWADVVRESQEAVELALKGLLRSCGVEAPRIHDVSEILLAERHRLPAIVDDDLERLADISKELRRDRELAFYGAEDLTPSDFYSEDDAAKAREGARFTVRLVEPIVIPKVDG